Within bacterium, the genomic segment TATTTAAAGGATATAAAAGAAGAAGATGTTTTTAATTATGAATTGAAACTCGAAGAAATAGTGGCAAAAGGCTCTAAATTGGCTTTTGATATTGTTGAAATAAAGGTTTTGAATTTCGCACCAAATTATTTTTTAAATAATATCTTTACCAGGGGGCAATTACTTTTTTGCAAAAATTATCCATTGCTTTCAGAGATGATAGAAGACACTTCCTTAGACGCTTTGAGCAATGAATATATTGCTTATCAATCTTTAAAAGAATTAGTGGAGAATTAATCTTTATGGGAATAGACAGAGAGAAAATTAAACAAAGATTTTCAGAGATTAAAGAATCCTTAGCAGAGATACAACGGCTTACCTCAGTAGAGGAAAGGGAATTTTGGTCTAAAAAAGAGAATATGGCGGCGGTAAAATATTATTTATTGCAAGCAATTGAAGCGGTAGGTGGGATTTGTGTTCATATTGCTGCAAGAAGATTCAATAAGGGGGTTTCGGCTTTTGGAGAGTGCTTTGAGATATTAGGGAAAGAGGGGCTTTTAACCGAAGATATAGTCTTAAGATTAAGAAAAATGGTAAAATTTAGAAATAAGCTCATTCACCGCTATTGGGAAATTGAAGACAGGAATATTTTAGAATACACAAAAAATGACCTAATGGATTTCAATGAATTTATAACAGCAATTGGTAAATTGCTTTAACAGAAGGAAGACAATGAAAATATTAGGTATAAATGGCTCACAAAGAAAGGATGGCAATTCATACCTTCTCCTTAAATCCGCCTTTGAGGGGGTATGTAGCTGTTTAATGGGGTGGTTTTTTTAGTTCACTATTGATGCCAGGTGAGGGATTGAAAGGAATCCGAAGAGATTAGAGGAAGCAAAGAAATTTGGTTCTTTGGTCGTTAGGACTTTGATGAATAAGGAAAGAAAAAGCGTAACTATTCAGGTAATCCTTTTACCGCAGAGACGCAAGAGTTTACAGAGAAGATATGGAAATAAATCAGATAACAGAAAAGATTATTGGTGCAGTCATTGAAATACATAAGACCTGCTTGCCGAGTGTTCAGCCGGCAAGCCAGATTTGTTAATCCATCCCTGATTTTCATCAGTGCAAGTTTAATGTTGTTGTACTCAAGAACTTGCACTGATGAAAATCAGGGATGTTAAGCGTATCGTCCATAAATTTTAATTTTCTTCTCTGCGTCTCTGTGTCTCTGCGGTGAACGGTTACTCCTTTTTTGTTTCGCAAAAACTTCTTTTATGCTGGAGCCGTTAATATTTTATTACTAAACCTGATAATATTCACGCCAGTAGTTTAATATATCTTTGAGTGTTTTTTCAAAGGGGATAGTTGGTTGCCAACCGGTCTTTTCTCTAAATTTACTAAAATCTCCCAATAATATCTGAACATCAGAAGGACGCATTCGCGAGGGGTCTTGTTTTATTTCCACTTTTACCGTAGAAAGAGAAAGTAACATATCTAAAACCTCTTTTATGCTATACGCCTTTCCAGAGCAGATATTATAGACTTCGCCAGGGTCACATTTCTCAAGTGATAACCAATATCCCTTAGCCATATCCCGCACATCCGTAAAATCTCTTTTTGCCTCAAGATTTCCTACATATATAATTGGTTCTTTTAATCCCTTCTCTATCTCAGCAATTTGTTTAGCAAAATCTGCTTCTACAAATACCTCACCTCTTCGAGGACCACTATGATTAAATCCCCTTGTTCGGACAACATAGAGATTATAACTCATATAATATTGGTATCCTAATAAATCATGAGCTACTTTACTGACACCATAAGGGCTTAAAGGTCTTAGAGGATTAGTTTCTTTGATAGGGACTTCATCCTCATAAACCATTCCATATTCTTCAGAAGAGCCGGCAATTTGAATCCTTGTATGAGCTAAATGAGCTTTACGCACCGCCTCAAATATATTTAAAGTGCTTAAGATATTAGTCATTAAGGTTTCAGTAGGTGCCAGCCATGAAGTAGGAACAAAACTTTGAGCGGCTAAATGGAAGATTTTATCAGGTTGCATTTCTTCAATACAATTGAGAACTGATGTTGCATCTCTTAAATCACATTCGATTAGTGTTATTTTATCTTTAATATGTTCAATGGTTTCCATTCGACTACGCCATCTTTTAATTCCATAAACTTCGACATTTCCTTTTTCAAGCAAGAAATCAGCTAAATAACTCCCTGCAAATCCTGTGATACCCGTAATTAAACATCTTTCTGACATAATTTACCTCCATTTTTGGTAATTGGTAATTGGTAACTGGTTAAATGGTAATAGTTACCATTTCAAATTACCGATTTAATTATTTTTTTAATTTCTCGACTATTTTTTTTACTTCTTCTGCCCTTTGTTTTGGACAGATAAAGGTTGCTTCTTTTGTGCTGACTACAATTAAATCAGAGATTCCAATTGTAGCGATTAATTTTTCATCAGCCATAACAATACAATTTTGAGTATCAATTCCGAGGTGATTGCCTAAAATTACATTTTTATTCTCATCTTGAGAATATATCCTTTCTAATGCCCGCCAGCAACCCACATCGTCCCAGGTAAAATCTCCTTCAATCATCAAGATATTTTTAGCCTTTTCCATTATTCCAAAATCTATGGAGATATTTTCTACCCTTTGATAAAATTCTTCTATTTTCAGGTCATTTTCAACTTTCATTAATTTTGAGTATAAGTCTGGCATAAGGTTAGAAAAGGCATCAAGGATTGTTTGGATATGCCAGATAAACATTCCACTGTTCCACAGGTAACTTCCTTTTGCAAGGAATTCTTTTGCTGTATTCAGGTCAGGTTTTTCTCTAAATGAGATAACCTCATAGGTCGAGATGCCATTTTGTGTGGCTACTTTTTTTCCCATTTCTATATAGCCGTATCCAGTTTCAGGTCTTGTTGGTTTAATTCCAAAGGTTACAAGGTCTTCTTTCTCTTTAGCCACTTCATAAGCAATAGACAGAATTTTTAAGAATCTTTCTTTATCCGGAATAAAATGGTCTGCGGGTAAAACCGCCATCACCGCCTCTTTATCTTTATTTTTTAGATATAAAGTGGCTAATGCAATTGCTGGAGCAGTATTTTTACGCATTGGTTCTGCGATAATGTTATTCATCGTCAGGGTAGGGATTGCCGATAAAATTTTATCTCCGATAGTCCTATTTGTTACAATTAATATTCTCTCCTGGGGAATTAACTCTCTGATTCTATCCAGCGTTTCTTCTAATAATGTTTTTTTACTGGTAATTGATAATAATTGTTTTGGGGTATCAGGTTGACTTTTTGGCCAAAATCGTTCACCATACCCACCGGCTAAAATGATACCATATAACATTTTCCATATCTCCTGAGAGGAATAGTCTTCATCACTAACTACTTTTCAATTGTTCAACATACAATTTCCGTATCTCCAAAAATATCTTTTGGTAAGTCTCAGTTCTATAATCCGGATATGTCCATTCCCAGTTTTGAAATTCTTTTGATTTGAATCGTAATGTTACCTCACCATAAATCCCATCACGCAGGTAAATACGATGTTGATAATCTTTAGTTGTCGCTAACACCAGTTTTGACAGAGAAATGTAGCCGGGGTCAAGATTAATCCTTCGTTTTGAATCAAAACTAAATTCTTTTTCAGTTAAATTAGTAAAAATTTTAATGTCTGGAAGTTGACCGGGGTCAATTAAAATGGCAAAACTAATAAATTTCCTCTTTAGACTTATTCCCATTTCATGACTATAATAATTTGTAGAGTCAAATGGTAAAATTTGACTAAAAAAATCAATTTCACCAAACCGTTCCATTAGTTTTTGTTGTGCTAATTCAAATAATTTATTATCCCCGGAAATCATTCCCACAATTAATTTTACTGGCTTTGGTAATTTAATCTCACCCATTTTGTAACCGTTCAGGTAATTCTTTACCGCAGAGACGCAGAGAAAAAATTAAAATCTATTGGTAACTATTTAGC encodes:
- a CDS encoding nucleotidyltransferase domain-containing protein: MNEYLSFKQNQRQKIIEKIKQILLNKEEVIFAFIFGSFLNEPSFRDIDIGVYLKDIKEEDVFNYELKLEEIVAKGSKLAFDIVEIKVLNFAPNYFLNNIFTRGQLLFCKNYPLLSEMIEDTSLDALSNEYIAYQSLKELVEN
- a CDS encoding DUF86 domain-containing protein, which codes for MGIDREKIKQRFSEIKESLAEIQRLTSVEEREFWSKKENMAAVKYYLLQAIEAVGGICVHIAARRFNKGVSAFGECFEILGKEGLLTEDIVLRLRKMVKFRNKLIHRYWEIEDRNILEYTKNDLMDFNEFITAIGKLL
- a CDS encoding GDP-mannose 4,6-dehydratase — protein: MSERCLITGITGFAGSYLADFLLEKGNVEVYGIKRWRSRMETIEHIKDKITLIECDLRDATSVLNCIEEMQPDKIFHLAAQSFVPTSWLAPTETLMTNILSTLNIFEAVRKAHLAHTRIQIAGSSEEYGMVYEDEVPIKETNPLRPLSPYGVSKVAHDLLGYQYYMSYNLYVVRTRGFNHSGPRRGEVFVEADFAKQIAEIEKGLKEPIIYVGNLEAKRDFTDVRDMAKGYWLSLEKCDPGEVYNICSGKAYSIKEVLDMLLSLSTVKVEIKQDPSRMRPSDVQILLGDFSKFREKTGWQPTIPFEKTLKDILNYWREYYQV
- a CDS encoding mannose-1-phosphate guanylyltransferase; this encodes MLYGIILAGGYGERFWPKSQPDTPKQLLSITSKKTLLEETLDRIRELIPQERILIVTNRTIGDKILSAIPTLTMNNIIAEPMRKNTAPAIALATLYLKNKDKEAVMAVLPADHFIPDKERFLKILSIAYEVAKEKEDLVTFGIKPTRPETGYGYIEMGKKVATQNGISTYEVISFREKPDLNTAKEFLAKGSYLWNSGMFIWHIQTILDAFSNLMPDLYSKLMKVENDLKIEEFYQRVENISIDFGIMEKAKNILMIEGDFTWDDVGCWRALERIYSQDENKNVILGNHLGIDTQNCIVMADEKLIATIGISDLIVVSTKEATFICPKQRAEEVKKIVEKLKK
- a CDS encoding DUF4416 family protein gives rise to the protein MGEIKLPKPVKLIVGMISGDNKLFELAQQKLMERFGEIDFFSQILPFDSTNYYSHEMGISLKRKFISFAILIDPGQLPDIKIFTNLTEKEFSFDSKRRINLDPGYISLSKLVLATTKDYQHRIYLRDGIYGEVTLRFKSKEFQNWEWTYPDYRTETYQKIFLEIRKLYVEQLKSS